The genomic interval ATCTTCTTGGCAAATGGAGGTACTATCTTCTTctacaaattaatttaattttctttcctcttctgctaattttgtttttgcttttaaaTACGTATCGGATTACATTTGATGGACAGGGTGGAGAATTCCCACTCTTCGAAATGTTGGGTACGTTTGCTCTTTCTGTGGGTGCTGCTGTAAGTCAAATTCTTCCGTTTCCAATAAGCGTAACTTGAAATTTAATCCACCCGTGATATATTGTTTTCTGGGTATTGTTGAGTTTCAGGTGGGGATGGAGTTTTGGGCTAGGTGGGCTCACAGAGCGTTTTGGCACGCTTCATTGTGGAATATGCACGAGGTCGGTCATAGAACTGCAGTACAGTGCAGTGCATTTTTCCTGTACAGAGTTTGGATTAGCAGCCTGTTTCTTTTGTGTTTAACTGCAGAGTGCTGGTAattattttggtttgatttaGGTGGTTTGGCTTTTATCTGCAGTCTCACCACCGAGCGAGGGACGGTACCTTTGAGCTCAACGATGTTTTCGCCATAACCAATGCGGTTCCAGCAATTGCTCTGCTTTTTTACGGCCTCTCTCACAAGGGACTAATTCCAGGACTCTGTTTCGGTGCCGTGagtctctctcgctctctcccgTTCAACGACGTCTTTTTCGTAGCTGTTATACGCCGGTCACCGGATCTTAGACCGGTGACGTGGGGAGAACTTATTGACCCCACCTTGCTTTGCATTGTTAATTACGAAAAGTGATCTGAGAAGTGCGATGGCCGTCTTGCCGTCCTTGGTTTGGGACGTTTTAAAAACCACATTgattatcaataatattttcatgctaaaataaatcttatttatttttttaatttttttatacaaaaaacaGGGTCTAGGAATCACAGTGTTTGGGATGGCCTACATGCTTGTGCACGACGGGCTCGTTCACCGTCGATTCCCAGTAGGACCCATTGCCAATATCCCTTATTTACGAAGAGTTGCTGCAGCCCACCATGTAAACACCATGCATCTATTTTGAGCATTGATTCCCTCTCTACCTACTGTTCTCTCACATGCTCATTCTCCTTCTTGTTTTTGCATAGCTTCATCACTCGGATAGATTTGGTGGCGTCCCATATGGGTTGTTTTTGGGTTCAAAGGTGAGAGCATTTTCCAAGGActttagtttgtttttctgcAATTACTTATTTATGCATCTATCTCTAATGCTATTTGCAGGAACTAGAAGAAGTTGGAGGAATGGAAGAGTTGGAGAAGGAAATCCAACGAATGATTAGGCAATCCAAAGGTTCTTGAATGGTCAACTATAGAGAGGGATTACTACTCAATTATCTTTTGTCAAAATCTGTAAATTAAACTCATTGGTAACGATTTATCTGTGTCTTAGTTCAAGTCATTTAATCCCGATTCGGAAAAtgtctcgtctcatctcatcattataactttctcaaatttttacacaaaatataataaataattttatttttttaaattctaaattaataataatattaaaaaataatattctagtaatattttttttaacttttacattttatctaaaactatctcatctatctctgaatccaaactagGCATTAGTCTCAATTGACATTTTACTGACAATGATAAGCACTTTGATTTTGTTGCATCGATGTAGAACGTAAATGGATACACATCTAATGACATTATCATTAACCCACGTGGCCAAAAAAACaatctaaatatatttctaaattaGCTGAAGGATTGTAAAAGAATTAGTCTATTAATAATCCTCTCGATACCATTCTGGTAAACTCGAATCAAATTCAATCTGCTAGAAAAAAAGATATCGTCCATGAAAGTTGATATTtgctcgattagtaaatgacacactTATTATATTCAACTCAACTCGCCTAGTTTGAAAGCGACTGTTTCTAGAACCGTGCAGTCCAAAATCTCCAAGCGAGATAACCCTAAAGCATGAAGTACGACTTGTTGTGTGAAAGGTTACttccatatatatgtgtgtgtgtggactAAGCAAGGTAGGTAAGCTGCCAGATCCGCAATTCTCTACTAAAATTGAAAGCAATGAGTTGGTGGGAAAGGAAGGTTCAAGTTTTTACagaatgtttttgaaaagaaagctACCAGTACTGTATTATCTTCCacttatatatgtaattttttccaACATATATTCATAGATATTCATCTACGTACATGGAGATCGATGTCTTATAATTCTTAGGGGAAACCGAGGTCTTGCATCCAAAGCACTTGCAAGGTCCAGCTTCCATTCAGGTGTACCTCTTCACATTAATGGAGTGGGTTTGGTAGATTATCAAAACTAAACTAATGTGTGATGTTAATCCAAAATTGATGCACAAAGCACGAGtggtttagattcagagataagttgagatagtttgtgaatagtagaataaaagttaaattatttattatattttgtgtgaaaatttagaaaaattgttttgaaatttgaaaaagttgaattgtttattatattttgtgtggaaatttgagaaagttgtaatgatgagataagataagttgaggtGGGTTAAGATGAATTACGAATACAAACAAGGTTAAAGCGTAACGCCATGTCgtataattaaaattacttgtatgatcataaatttttaatgatatgagATTGTGTAATAGAATGAAAGTactatttgtttggattataaaactgtctaattattatatatatataaatatataattcatataatTAGAGTTCAATAACTTACAAATTCTTCCAActtctttaaaacaaaaacctaGCATGACCAactaaatattgtttttttttttttttctttttttggaaggTAGTAAGCTTAATAGTAGATCAATGTAATCAGTTACTGGACCCAAAGGTCATGATAGGCCAAAGTGGAAACAGACAGGAGCAGTTTCCTTTAGATAGTTAATGATATGTTTGGGGGCATGCATATTTTGACGTCCAAGGCAGTAGTACTTCACCCAGAGGAAGAGATGACGTGCAAGGAATTGCTACCAATTAAACCCAATGTGCACATATCAACTTCCTACAGGTAGGTATTAAGTGCTACAAAAAGCAAATGATTTTGGAGTGATCTgctttatttatcattattttttaaaattattttttttatattttttatgtggtcttaAATTATTGACTTATAAGTGAAACCTAACAAATAATTACTAAATATAAGATGGTAGAATACGATTTGAATGGTTTGACATAACAAAAGTGATCAAACTCATACTAATGTTGTCGATCTCTTGTACTTGCAGTCTTGCTGCATATGAAGACGAAGTGAAGAAGACTGTAACAAGAGAAAcccagttttttaaaaaaataaataaataaaaagagagaagaatggTTCCATTGTTGCCTTAATTAGCAGGCTGGCCTCCGCCCCTCCCAGCTTCTGTTCTTAGACCATTATTGGTTCTCTCATTGTTAGACACCTGGTCCAATTGTATTAACATTGATGACTCCCTGATCACTGACAGTTGACGTGAATCCATTGCTCTAGTACTGCTAGCCTTGCATGCCGTCTTCGTCTAGTTGAAGAAGAATTTAGAAATGTAGCGCAAGATGTTAAATGCCAAGAGAAGAGCTCGAGCCACAACATTCCAAAACTTTATGTAGCCTTCCAGTAGAGGATTGATAAAAGGTGCCACAAGAATGGCGTAAATCCTTAGTGCCCATTGTAATACTACGTGGGGACTCCTCAGGAACCCTACAGAAAGTATATATCAGTTATGTTTCCTGGTGTTTGGAGAAGGATGTGATGCTTTTGCTAAACTGAAGTTTTTTTGGAATGTAGGTTCAAGTTTAAACAACATACATTCGGTGGCCTTGGGGAAATCATCAAATAATGACGTCACAGTCTTCAACAGAATCTGAATTTAATGATGGAATTAAAGCCCACACGATTAACAAAATTCAAGGGTCGAAAACTAGATAAGAGTCATCAGTATTCACAATATTGTCAAACactttggattttgttttctgAGAATAATGGTTTTTAGTATTACCAGAGCAAAGCCTCCTGGCTTGAATGGTGATTCAATCACGACTTGCGCTTTCCTGCAGATAACTACCATCTTGTGAGAAAATGTGGTTTGTTTGGGCAATTGAGTGGCGTAAAATTGAGTTAGTTTTGTttatacttaataattattctTTCTCCCTGTTTTGAACACTCAAAGAAGCTGCAGCCTCTGGTGAAGGGGAtctgtttctttttccattctAACATATCACAGAAGATCTTGTCAgtgatgaattatttttttggcacGCAACAACTAGATGAAACAAGATGAAGACGGGGGGTAATACCCAAGTGCCATTTCACTCCAGCGGCCAACTCATCTGCTTCACAAACAGGTCCAATTGTGAACTTAACATTCTGGCCCATGCATGCGGTAAGTTGTTCCAAAAACTGCATAAAATCCTGCAATAGTTCATTGGAAGCCCTGTTATGGTAATGAGAGTAATTGTCAAGAAGAATAGGATAAGAAGATGAGACCTTTTTTCCCTGGAATGGTTGGGGAAAGGAGCAGTCCTCAATATAGCAGTCTTCGGATATGATTTCACGTAGTTGCTTCAAGTTCTTCTCATTGATGCATGTGTAGAATCTGTTGATTGTATCTGATGAAGACGTTGAACTTGACCCAAAACTTGAGTTTCTATTTGAGAAAGTAGCTCTAACAGGTATGCGGCCTCTGAACATTCTGCTTTCTGCCTGCCTTCTTACATAAAGGCCATGCTGAGGTATTATCTTGCTGTTGTTAAAATGACAAGTTCCTTTGTAGGGCAAGCTGGGTCCGTGGGCGAGCCATTCCTCTGCCTTGGAGTTCAAACGTGGGCATGGGGTTCGACCGGAGAAACTGACAGCAGCAGCCATTGCCCTCTGAAATCGAAGGATGAGTGGGGATGGTTAATACGTAGGGTTGAAACATGAAGTTTGGGAAGGAAGGAGGATTAATACTGGTGTTAGTTCGACAGAATGGAGCAAAGAATAATGAAATGCCTTGTGCCTTGACAAAGGAATCTCTAGCTAGAAGGATTTTGTGGTTTCTTTTGCTTTCCAATGTTTTGCCTTGCAATGAAATCTAAGAATATGAATTAATAAttcccccccccacccccaaaaacaaaaaaagaattgcCAGTTTGGCTTATCAATGGTGAGTCCTTCAGTTGCATATAGGGACATCTTAATGGCATCATCAATAACACTCATCCCTAGAGCATTGGCATTATTGGTCATCgtattttcaaaagaattacaCGTGAAACAATCAAAAGACtccatattttatattaaataggCACCCTTCGTTTTTAATGAAATGGAGAGaatccaaaactcaaatgtGATGTATGGAGTTAGATACCGAACTTTTCTTACATAGATATGCTGATTCTTGGATTAAATGGCTGACCAGAAGCCAttcataaagaaaacaaaatatgaaagatCGCATAGTTTTATCCGTTACACATTTTACCTTCACCAACAAGAAAATTGGCCGGCCAAAAGCCATTGCCGAAGGCCCAGGTGGGTTGGGAATGACATGTAACAGTAATTTGGACGAGTGCTGCCAATAAGAGTAACATTTTTGCCGCGGTTTTGGCAGGTACAAAATGGGgcattctttaatttaaatgaacTTGTTTGGGCATAGTTTGGCATAATTTATGTCACAACCCCAAGGGATTCGTAAAGTTTGAAAAACGAGGAAGTGAGAAATTTACCTAGGTTGCAAACGTTCAAATTCTAGTGAGTCAGTGACACTGCATATGAATTAAGAAGAGTTAATTTAGGTGTTGGCGTGTTGCTTTGGGGGCATGGCCATCTTCTAGTTCACATAAAGGTATTTGCTCTTTTTAGACACACAATCAAAATGCTCAGGActattttctacaatttcttaTCCTCCCCTTAACAATAGGAGACCAATGTTCACAAGATCAGAGGTTCTTTCGTTTGGAAGTCACAGCCCCCAACAATTGTGAGCACCAATGGACGGTAAGAAAATCGAAACAGGATCACCAGAACGGTGTGTGGGTGTTGGGAGGCATGCCAGCGTTATTCTCTGgctatattaattaatatatagcttCAAGAGGCTATAGTTTTAGGTCTAGGGAATCATTTGGTAATAATGTATTCCCACTTACTCAACGTTTTGTTCAATATGCAGCTCAAAAGTTTAGGTGCATCATTCTCTAAGTCTGACCAAAAACTGTCTTGCTGATATTTTTGTCATTCACCAGTGGAAATCGATAACTTACCTGATTCGTATGATGTGTACTCATTACATGGATCCAGATTTTAACCGAGTAAAAGGACATGTTATGTTTGCACAGTCTCTGAGATAAGAGGCTGTGAATGGAACTTGTACACTAGATAAGAGGCTGGTTTCCGGGTTTTCAAGATTTGTAAAGAGGAAAATTTTGTCACCGTTTGTGAATACAAGGAGCATGTCCCCATTCCATTTGGGAATGATCATAGGGATTGGCTGCTGCTCTTGTAAACACGAATTGAGACTGTCAGGTGTTTATATTGAGGCTTATGGATTAAAGAattgtattattataaattattgtgCATATGACTCTGCAGCACATGGCGCTGATGGGCAGAAGTGTCAGTGTCCATAAGAAGAATGGCTGAAAcgaaccaaaaaacaaaaaccagagAAATTTATCTGCAAAGGGAGACACAAATAACAACAGCATTTTAAAACAAACTGTCCAGTAGCTTTCAATTCCAAAATAACCACATACTTCAGGACTTATTCAAGACTACAGATCATAATGAGGGCAACGAATTTTAAATAATCTCCTCAAATGGTTGACTAATCAAGATGATTATTgctaaacactaaaataaataaaacctcaAGTTATTAAAGAGATGGGGCACCATAACCGTTGCTACATCCAtcagcatcatcatcattactCTCTCCTGGAAAACAAACTGGTTCATCATGTGCTCCAACATAAGAATGCACATAATTGAGCAAGGTGGAATGACCTGTAGGTATTAACAAAGCCATTTGAATTTACCAAGGAGATCTCCCTGAAAATAAGGCCagtcattaaaaattttataaatataagctCTGCTCCCTGAAACCCGCCCAACTTGGACTTAAACTAACAAACTATATCTGTCAAACTGacaataaataagtaaataaatcaCTAAACCCTCACCATTATATGAATTCAAATCCTGTCATACTCCTTATCCACTAAAGAAATCCAGAAACCAGGGCCAAGGTCTACAAGAGAGCTCCTAGATATGTCTTGAATCCACACGTGTTCATAATCAGACAGGCTGAAAAACAGAGTGCACAATAAACTATGGATCATTTTGTTTAATCAATCAGTCATCAAATCAACCTATGAAGTCAATTGTCTCAAGTTGAGCTGAAAGGAATCTTGTACAGCTAGACAATCGCGCTGGCATGCTCCCCAACCCCCACCAGTCTCAAAAGGTTGTTTCTATCTTCACTCACCAAGATCAATCATCCTCATTACTGGTATTATAGGGGAAGATGTAATGCTATATAAACTCACGATTGGGTCACATAATCACATCTATCAAACaagaatatttagaaaaaagaagGTGAAATTGACTCTGTTTGCACAATGAGTAACAAGGTCAGTGATGTTCCCACTACTGCAATCGCCAAAAGTTTGAGGGGAAGCAGGCCTCTTCCAAAAAGGGGGCAGATAAAGTCTAGGATAGCAGTATATGCTTTCCATTCCATAGTCTCTGTGCTCTCTGGAGCATCGTCAGCTCGGCAACACTCCTGCAGGAAAAGCTAAATAAGGGAGGCTTGACACAGGAAAAGCTACTGTCCACGTTGGACACTGTTTGATCCATGAGATTATCTTCATCATGTACCAACAAAATTTTCGTAttctacttcattttttttttccattttcgtTACCCTTTCCTCCCGCTAATGGAGTGTTTCTAGTCTGATATATTCTACTTTACCAAAAAGATGATTAAAATATCCATGGTGTTCATAGCATTGAAATGGACATGATAATCATGCATGTCCATCCATGGAAATGGATATGTAAGATTTGTGATTGGCAGATATTATGAAAGAGGAGAAACATAGAATTTAGCACATCAGATCATGACTATATAATTGAAGCCTAGCATGAAACATAAACACATAGGCCAGAAACAACGGGAGATGGAATTTATAGGAAAGACTGGGTCATAAAACTCATATGCCATGTAGTTTTCTGCATTTAGGCATCAGTTCACTTGATATTACCTCTACCTTACAAAAGCCAAGAGATTACATCCAGCTTTTCGTCAAGTTTGACTGTTCTGTAAGATTGG from Juglans regia cultivar Chandler chromosome 2, Walnut 2.0, whole genome shotgun sequence carries:
- the LOC109014502 gene encoding beta-carotene hydroxylase 2, chloroplastic-like, coding for MATGVSVTSSSIADRFKQRTFRIPRPNSRPIPYALRLTFPTRLQRRSWKAKNLRLCLVMEKKTEDVIQVEKENTVESADNIKNQVAASRVTERLARKRFERYTYLAAAIMSSLGVTSTAAVAIFYKSSWQMEGGEFPLFEMLGTFALSVGAAVGMEFWARWAHRAFWHASLWNMHESHHRARDGTFELNDVFAITNAVPAIALLFYGLSHKGLIPGLCFGAGLGITVFGMAYMLVHDGLVHRRFPVGPIANIPYLRRVAAAHHLHHSDRFGGVPYGLFLGSKELEEVGGMEELEKEIQRMIRQSKGS
- the LOC109014504 gene encoding uncharacterized protein LOC109014504 — encoded protein: MAAAVSFSGRTPCPRLNSKAEEWLAHGPSLPYKGTCHFNNSKIIPQHGLYVRRQAESRMFRGRIPVRATFSNRNSSFGSSSTSSSDTINRFYTCINEKNLKQLREIISEDCYIEDCSFPQPFQGKKDFMQFLEQLTACMGQNVKFTIGPVCEADELAAGVKWHLEWKKKQIPFTRGCSFFECSKQGERIIIKKAQVVIESPFKPGGFALILLKTVTSLFDDFPKATEWFLRSPHVVLQWALRIYAILVAPFINPLLEGYIKFWNVVARALLLAFNILRYISKFFFN